The Megalops cyprinoides isolate fMegCyp1 chromosome 22, fMegCyp1.pri, whole genome shotgun sequence genome contains a region encoding:
- the LOC118769475 gene encoding Kv channel-interacting protein 4 isoform X1, whose product MNKKRVERVSRRQDEDSAGGFLYALSSSKRGIKARIARLFPCRAAKKKSGRTQNSVDDELEQSMVRHRPEALEHLEAETKFTKKELQILYRGFKNECPSGVVNEDTFKSIYAQFFPQGDASRYAHFLFNAFDTDHNGSVSFEDFVMGLSILLRGTVQEKLNWAFNLYDINKDGYITKEEMLDIMRAIYDMMGRCTYPMLKDEAPRQHVELFFQKMDKNKDGVVTIDEFIDCCQNDENIMRSMQLFENVL is encoded by the exons GCTTCCTCTACGCTCTGAGCAGCAGCAAGCGTGGCATAAAAGCGCGAATCGCCAGGCTCTTCCCTTGCCGGGCTGCCAAAAAGAAGTCAGGCCGAACCCAAA ACAGCGTCGACGATGAGCTAGAGCAGTCCATGGTCCGCCACCGCCCCGAGGCCTTGGAGCACCTGGAGGCAGAGACCAAGTTCACGAAAAAGGAGCTACAGATCCTCTACAGAGGCTTCAAAAAT gaATGTCCGAGTGGGGTTGTAAACGAAGACACCTTTAAAAGTATCTACGCACAGTTCTTCCCACAGGGAG ATGCATCGAGGTACGCACACTTTCTCTTCAATGCGTTTGACACTGATCACAATGGCTCTGTGAGTTTTGAG GACTTTGTCATGGGACTTTCCATTTTATTACGGGGAACAGTGCAGGAAAAGCTCAACTGGGCATTCAATCTATATGACATTAACAAAGATGGATACATAACTAAAGAG gaaatgcTGGACATTATGAGAGCCATCTATGACATGATGGGCCGATGCACGTACCCGATGCTGAAGGACGAAGCACCCCGGCAGCACGTCGAGCTCTTCTTCCAG aaaatggacaaaaataagGACGGAGTGGTGACCATAGATGAATTTATTGACTGCTGCCAAAAC GATGAAAACATAATGAGGTCAATGCAGCTGTTTGAGAATGTCTTATAA
- the LOC118769475 gene encoding Kv channel-interacting protein 4 isoform X6 produces the protein MVRTDSVDDELEQSMVRHRPEALEHLEAETKFTKKELQILYRGFKNECPSGVVNEDTFKSIYAQFFPQGDASRYAHFLFNAFDTDHNGSVSFEDFVMGLSILLRGTVQEKLNWAFNLYDINKDGYITKEEMLDIMRAIYDMMGRCTYPMLKDEAPRQHVELFFQKMDKNKDGVVTIDEFIDCCQNDENIMRSMQLFENVL, from the exons ACAGCGTCGACGATGAGCTAGAGCAGTCCATGGTCCGCCACCGCCCCGAGGCCTTGGAGCACCTGGAGGCAGAGACCAAGTTCACGAAAAAGGAGCTACAGATCCTCTACAGAGGCTTCAAAAAT gaATGTCCGAGTGGGGTTGTAAACGAAGACACCTTTAAAAGTATCTACGCACAGTTCTTCCCACAGGGAG ATGCATCGAGGTACGCACACTTTCTCTTCAATGCGTTTGACACTGATCACAATGGCTCTGTGAGTTTTGAG GACTTTGTCATGGGACTTTCCATTTTATTACGGGGAACAGTGCAGGAAAAGCTCAACTGGGCATTCAATCTATATGACATTAACAAAGATGGATACATAACTAAAGAG gaaatgcTGGACATTATGAGAGCCATCTATGACATGATGGGCCGATGCACGTACCCGATGCTGAAGGACGAAGCACCCCGGCAGCACGTCGAGCTCTTCTTCCAG aaaatggacaaaaataagGACGGAGTGGTGACCATAGATGAATTTATTGACTGCTGCCAAAAC GATGAAAACATAATGAGGTCAATGCAGCTGTTTGAGAATGTCTTATAA